From Massilia sp. WG5:
ACGCCTGATTGGCGGCCCCAATTCGGCCGGGAAGCCGCACCTGTGGCGGTGGGATGCGGTCAGCCCGAAACTGATGGAGATGCTCGACGTGATGTCCGAAAGCTTCACGGCGCGCCGCAATGTGTCCTTCATCAACCCTGCGCCGGAAGTCGGCAGCACCACCCAGACCATCCTGATGGGCATGCAGGTGACCAAACCGGGCGAAACGGCCTGGGCGCACCGCCATCCTATCTCGGCGCTGCGCTTCGTGATCGAGGGCGACGAGAAGCTGTACACGGTGGTCAACGGCGAACCGCTGGTAATGGAAACCAATGACCTGGTGCTGACGCCGACCTGGACCTGGCACGACCATCACAACGAAAGCGATAAGGTCGGCATCTGGCTCGACGTCCTCGATGTGCCGCTGGTCGCCAAGCTGGGACAGATGGCCTACGAGCCGCTGGGAGAAGTCACGCAGGAGGTGATTCGTCCAGAGCAGTTCCCGAGCGCGCGCGCCAACCCGATCCGCCCGCAATGGGAACAGCCGGCGCGCCAGGTCGTTCCGTACCGCTATGCCTGGCGCGACGTCGAGCAGCAGCTGCAACGCTTCGCCGCCGTCGCCGGCTGTCCCCACGACGGCATCGCCCTCGAGTATGCCAACCCGGCCACGGGTGGCCCGACCCTGCCGACCCTGCGCTGCGCGGTGCAAAGCCTGCCGCCAGGCTTTGCCGGCAAACCGAAGCGCAAGACGTCGAGCGCGGTGTTTTATGTGGTCGAAGGCGAGGGCACCACCATGGTCGGTGACATCGAGCTCAAATGGGGACCGCGCGACGTGTTCTCGATTCCGAGCTGGGCCTGGTATGAACATCGCAACAACTCGTCGGGTTCGCGCGCGGTACTGTTTTCGGTCACGGACGCGCCGGTGCTCGAGGCGGTTGGCCTGTACCGCGAGGAAGCCGGCAAATAGGGCGGCAAGAATTCAACAAGAAATCAGAAGCACGGAGACAGCCATGTTTGATTTGGAG
This genomic window contains:
- a CDS encoding cupin domain-containing protein translates to MIPDGDLAKFMDYSIQLGHQQFAAAGLIDPGPSRPPYLEAPNNYIAGARECGQRWAILQREFGAAPAAPQAANADLFISTDPDKQIEETTSMTTTTKTLAQFDTELAAMSLRGQWVYDAMLERLIGGPNSAGKPHLWRWDAVSPKLMEMLDVMSESFTARRNVSFINPAPEVGSTTQTILMGMQVTKPGETAWAHRHPISALRFVIEGDEKLYTVVNGEPLVMETNDLVLTPTWTWHDHHNESDKVGIWLDVLDVPLVAKLGQMAYEPLGEVTQEVIRPEQFPSARANPIRPQWEQPARQVVPYRYAWRDVEQQLQRFAAVAGCPHDGIALEYANPATGGPTLPTLRCAVQSLPPGFAGKPKRKTSSAVFYVVEGEGTTMVGDIELKWGPRDVFSIPSWAWYEHRNNSSGSRAVLFSVTDAPVLEAVGLYREEAGK